The window CTAAAAATCACTTTAGGGATTTTAGGCAGTGCAATTATTATACTAATCGCTTTAATCTTTTTCCTAAAATATTTAGTTACTAAATCGTTTCCCGAATACGAGGGTAAAATAAATGTAGAAGGAATAAACGGCGCGGTTACTATCTACCGCGATGAGTTCGGTGTACCGCATATATTTGCTGACAACGAACACGACTTGATGTTTACAGCAGGATATGTCCAAGCTCAAGACCGTTTATGGCAGATGGATATTTCGAGACGAGCCGGCGAAGGACGCTTAGCTGAAGTTTTAGGAAGTTCTGCAGCCGGTTTCGACAGGCTTTTTCGAACTTTGAACCTGACTGAAATTGTCTCGAAAATAGAAGCCGAGTTGCCGCCCGAAGTCAACTCAGCTTTAAGAGCTTATTCCGACGGTGTAAATGCTTTCATTCGGGAAAATCAGGGGAATTTTCCCATCGAGTTTGATATGTTAGGATACGAACCTGAATTATGGAAAGTCGAGCACAGCCTGCTTCTCTCACGCCTAATGGCTTGGGATTTAAATTTGGCTTGGTGGGTCGATTTGACGATGGGGGCGCTGACGGATAAATTCGGATACGAAAAAGCGAAGGAATTACTTCCGGTTTATCCCGCAGAAGCACCGACGATAGTTGGGGGAAAGTTGCAGGAAAAAAAAGTTGTACGGAATACCACGCACAACCTACTCGACACTCCGGATATTTCAGGTTTTAAACATCTCGTACAACAGTATCGAAATTATTTTGGCATTAATGGTTCGGCAACAGGAAGTAATGCCTGGGTAATTTCTTCTGCAAAATCGGCAAGCGGCAAACCGATATTGGCTAACGATCCGCATCTCGGTTTACCTGCACCGTCAAAGTGGTACGAGATGCATCTCTCGGCGCCCGGTTGGAATGTAGCCGGCTGTGCTATTCCCGGAACTCCCTTTATCGTCATTGGCAGCAATGATCGAATCGCCTGGGGTTTGACTAATGCTATGATTGATGAAACCGATTTCTATATTGTAACAACCGACACTACTAATCCAAACTTGTATAATTACGAAAAAAAATTGATCCCGATTAAGAACCGTGAGGAAGTAATATATATTGGAAAAGAGGATAGTTTAGAATTTACGATTCGCGAAACTCATCACGGGCCGATAATCAGCGACCTCCATCCAGCCCTGATGACAAAAGCAAATCCCCAAAATAAATTAGTTGCGATGCGTTGGTGCGGATTTGAAGTCAGCCAGGAACCTTATGCTTTTTACCTGATCAACAAAGCAAGTAATAAAGAAGAGTTTGAAAATGGCCTGAAACATTTTGCTGTTCCGGGGCAAAATTTTATTTATGCAGATATAGAGGGAAATATCGGTCATTGGACAGCAGCAAAAATTCCGCTGCGTGGAAATTTCAATCCCACATTTCCGCTTCCCGGATGGTCGAAAGAGTATGAGTGGAAGGGCTTTGTCAGCTACGAACAATTACCAAAACTTTGGAATCCGCCTGAACAATTTATAGCAACTGCAAATAATAAAATTGCCGATAATACTTCTTACTTTATTTCAAATCTCTTTATGCCCCCTTCGCGCATCGAAAGAATAAACGAACTTCTAAACGAAGCACCTTTATTTTCTGTAGAAGATTTTAAAAGAATGCAGTTGGATTACATCTCACCACATGCCCGCAATCTTACAAGGTTAATTACAAATACATTCAGCGAATATCCTGTAACAGATTCAGATATAAAGTCGACTCTCGAATATTTGAACAATTGGGATTTCAAACACTCGCCAACCGATGTCGCTTCAACGATTTTTAATATGTTCTTCGTAAAACTAATTCATAACACTTTCGAAGATGAGATGGGGAAAGAAATTTTGAATGATTACATGTTTTTTTCTGCTGTGCCAATTATAGTTGTTGATAAAATATTTTCTGCTGATTCATCAGGTTGGTTCGACAATGTTAACACGGAACGGGTAGAAACAAAGTCGGATATAATCAAAAAAAGTTTTTCCGATGCCCTTGCACAGCTTCGAACTGATATAAATCCGGAATTAAAAAATTGGCAGTGGGGTGTTTTGCATTCGGTTACTTTTGAACACCTGTTCGGCAAACGAAAACCTCTCGATAAAGTTTTTAATATAGGACCTTTTCCGGTTGGTGGTTCGACAAACACAATAAACAACGGCGAGTACAATTTCAGTCGTCCGTTCAAAAACGTTGTGGGTCCCTCAACCCGCCAGATAGTCGATTTAGCAAGACCTTTGAGCAGGTTTAGTGTCCTAACCACGGGACAATCGGGACAGCCGCTTAATAAGCATTATTCCGACCAAACATTGTTGTGGTTAAACGGCGATTATAAAATCGTTTCAATGAATCGAAATGAGATTGAAAATTCAGGTTGGAATAAATTGGTATTAGCTCCGCAAAAATAATGAGGCCTAAATGTTTTCAGAAAAATTAATTCAAAAATTAAAAGCAGCTGAATCGGTCGTGTTTTTTACAGGAGCCGGAATATCAGCAGAAAGCGGAGTGCCGACTTTCCGCGGTGATGAGGGGCTTTGGAAAAAATTTAAACCTGAAGAGCTTGCCAACTTCGATGCTTTTTTAAGAAATACTGAACTTGTTTGGGAGTGGTACAAATACCGGAAGCAAATTATTGCAAACGTTCAGCCAAACCCGGGTCATTATGCAATTGTAGAGTTTGAAAAATTATATAAAAACTTTGCAATCATCACGCAAAACGTGGACAATTTACATCGGCGGGCAGGGAGTAAAAATATATTCGAGTTGCACGGAAACATACAACTCAACTATTGTATAAAATGCAGGAAAGATTTTTCGGATGAATTGATTTTATCAAATGCTGAAATCCCAAAGTGCGATGTCTGCGCCGGATTAATCCGTCCGGGGGTTGTATGGTTCGGAGAAATGCTGCCCGAAGACCAGTGGAACGGAGCTGAAAGGGCTGCACTTTCAGCAGATTTGTTTTTCTCTGTCGGAACTTCGGGTATTGTTTATCCGGCGGCTTCGTTACCATATTTAGCAAAGCGGAACGGAGCTTATATTGTAGAAGTCAATCCCGACCCCACACCTATTACGGAAATTGCCGATGAATTTTTATGCGGAAAGTCGGGCGAGATTTTACCTCAAATTGTTAAAATAATTTCCAATGAAAAATAAACAAGAAAGAAATACTAACCGCATAGTTGCGTTTCAAGGAGAAGATGGCGCATATTCACAGGAAGCTATTTTTAAGATTTTCGGACCATATACGCATACGTTACCTTGTCGTACTTTCGAGGATATTTTTAAGTCGGTTGAAAACGAAAAAGCTGAATTAGGTTTACTTCCCATCGAAAATTCTACAGCAGGTGCTATAAACCAATCGTACGATCTGCTTTTAGATCACGATCTTAAAATATCTGGCGAGATAATTTTTCGGGTTCGCCACGCCCTGCTTGCTGCGAATGGGACCACACTTGAAAATATTAGAAGGGTGTATTCACATCCGCAGGCGCTTGCCCAGTGCGAACAGTTTATAGCATCGCACAGTTGGGAAGCGGTATCGGTTTACGACACTGCAGGTGCAGCACGGCAACTCGCGGTATCGGGCGAACCTGACGCAGCAGCAATCGCAAGCGAAACTGCTGCACGGTTATACGGTCTGCAAATTCTTGCCACCGGCGTTGAAGATTTATCAAATAACTTTACACGTTTTTTTGTGATTGGAAATTCTGAGTTGCCGCGGACAGAAAAATCGAAAACCTCAATTGTGTTTACAACAGAGAATGTTCCCGGCGCTTTGTACGATTGTCTTGGTTATCTTGCATTGCGTAGAATTAATTTAACCAAACTCGAATCGCGTCCTGACCGCCGGAACCCTTGGCATTATGTGTTCTATCTTGATTTTGAAGGACACCGCGAAGACCAACTCTGTCGCGATATGTTAAACGATTTACAAAATAAATCATCGTTTCTCAAAGTGTTAGGTTCT of the Bacteroidota bacterium genome contains:
- a CDS encoding penicillin acylase family protein, translating into MTKPLKITLGILGSAIIILIALIFFLKYLVTKSFPEYEGKINVEGINGAVTIYRDEFGVPHIFADNEHDLMFTAGYVQAQDRLWQMDISRRAGEGRLAEVLGSSAAGFDRLFRTLNLTEIVSKIEAELPPEVNSALRAYSDGVNAFIRENQGNFPIEFDMLGYEPELWKVEHSLLLSRLMAWDLNLAWWVDLTMGALTDKFGYEKAKELLPVYPAEAPTIVGGKLQEKKVVRNTTHNLLDTPDISGFKHLVQQYRNYFGINGSATGSNAWVISSAKSASGKPILANDPHLGLPAPSKWYEMHLSAPGWNVAGCAIPGTPFIVIGSNDRIAWGLTNAMIDETDFYIVTTDTTNPNLYNYEKKLIPIKNREEVIYIGKEDSLEFTIRETHHGPIISDLHPALMTKANPQNKLVAMRWCGFEVSQEPYAFYLINKASNKEEFENGLKHFAVPGQNFIYADIEGNIGHWTAAKIPLRGNFNPTFPLPGWSKEYEWKGFVSYEQLPKLWNPPEQFIATANNKIADNTSYFISNLFMPPSRIERINELLNEAPLFSVEDFKRMQLDYISPHARNLTRLITNTFSEYPVTDSDIKSTLEYLNNWDFKHSPTDVASTIFNMFFVKLIHNTFEDEMGKEILNDYMFFSAVPIIVVDKIFSADSSGWFDNVNTERVETKSDIIKKSFSDALAQLRTDINPELKNWQWGVLHSVTFEHLFGKRKPLDKVFNIGPFPVGGSTNTINNGEYNFSRPFKNVVGPSTRQIVDLARPLSRFSVLTTGQSGQPLNKHYSDQTLLWLNGDYKIVSMNRNEIENSGWNKLVLAPQK
- a CDS encoding NAD-dependent deacylase, whose amino-acid sequence is MFSEKLIQKLKAAESVVFFTGAGISAESGVPTFRGDEGLWKKFKPEELANFDAFLRNTELVWEWYKYRKQIIANVQPNPGHYAIVEFEKLYKNFAIITQNVDNLHRRAGSKNIFELHGNIQLNYCIKCRKDFSDELILSNAEIPKCDVCAGLIRPGVVWFGEMLPEDQWNGAERAALSADLFFSVGTSGIVYPAASLPYLAKRNGAYIVEVNPDPTPITEIADEFLCGKSGEILPQIVKIISNEK
- the pheA gene encoding prephenate dehydratase; amino-acid sequence: MKNKQERNTNRIVAFQGEDGAYSQEAIFKIFGPYTHTLPCRTFEDIFKSVENEKAELGLLPIENSTAGAINQSYDLLLDHDLKISGEIIFRVRHALLAANGTTLENIRRVYSHPQALAQCEQFIASHSWEAVSVYDTAGAARQLAVSGEPDAAAIASETAARLYGLQILATGVEDLSNNFTRFFVIGNSELPRTEKSKTSIVFTTENVPGALYDCLGYLALRRINLTKLESRPDRRNPWHYVFYLDFEGHREDQLCRDMLNDLQNKSSFLKVLGSYPATDI